The genomic DNA GCGCCCGGATCTCGGGTCCGTGCTCGCCCAGAGTGTCCAGCGGCACGTTGTAGGCTCCGCGGATGTGCACCGCCTCGTGCTCTCCAGGGGTCCGTACGTCGAGGAGCCGGACGTCCGGCCGCTCGCGCAGCAGCGCCTCCAGCTCGTCGGGCCGGATCACCGGCGGAATGGTCGTGGTTGCTGCCATGGATCTCGTCTCCTGTCCAGGTCCTCTCACTCTCGGGCTCGCCGGGAGGGCAGCCCCTGCATGCTGTACAACCATACAGTAATGTTATCCGCCTGTCAACTTATATGCTCATATGGGCGATTGGTTGAACAAATCACGCCGTGGGTGTATGCTTCTGGATCCCATACCCGGCCCCATGGCGCCGGGGAAACGAATCAGGAGGAGCTCGATGGAACGACACGACCGACAGCCGCCGGCCGCGCTACCGCGCCGGGGCTTCCTCTCCCGTTTGAGCATGGCCGCGGCGGGATTGCTGACCGGGGGCGTCGCGACTGGCGCCGGGACGGCGGCCGCGCAGCACGCATCCGCCCGCCCGAGCCGCACGCTCCCGCCGGAACCCTGGCTGGAGCGGCTGGACGGCCAGCACGGCCAGATCTTCGACGCGCCGTCCCTCGGCGGGGGGAAGGCACTGCAGCAG from Longimicrobiaceae bacterium includes the following:
- a CDS encoding rhodanese-like domain-containing protein, producing the protein MAATTTIPPVIRPDELEALLRERPDVRLLDVRTPGEHEAVHIRGAYNVPLDTLGEHGPEIRA